One Burkholderia vietnamiensis LMG 10929 genomic window, CTCGTCATCGTGTCGCAGCCGACTGGTCAGCGGCTCGAATGGCCCGATACGAAGGGCGAAGGAGCGCCGTTTTGAACGCACTCGCGACCCCGTCGGAACGCAGCTTGACGACCTTGCCGCCAGCCCACGCGGACCGGATGTTGTTGCCGGCGCTGTTGGATCAGGCGCATCGGATGAATTTCTATCGCTTCTGCGCGTTGATCGAACTGGCGTCACCCGATGCAGCGCCGCTCGGCGCCACCGATTCGCCCGCGACGGATCCGGTCCGGTTCCGCTCACGTGGCCAACTTGGGTTTCCGGCGCGCGAGATCGATGCAGTCGAATACGACGCGGACGATCCGGCGAAGCCGGTTGCGGTGCGTACGACGTTCCTCGGTCTGTACGGCGTCGACGCGCGGATGCCGACGTACTTCGTCGACGAAGTGGCGCAGAACCGCGACGGCGCCGAGCCGCTGTCGGCGTTCCTGGACCTGTTCCACCATCGTATTGCGACGCAGTTCTACCGGATTTGGCGCAAGTATCGCTATCCGGCCGGTTTCCGGCCGGATGGCTTCGACACGGTCTCCCGCGGTGTGCTCAGCTTTGTCGGTCTTGGGTTCCGGTCGCCGGACACACATGCGCCTGACTGGGGGCTGCCGCAGGGCGTTGGTGCACGAACGCTGCTGTCGATGCTCGGACTAGCCGCTCAGAAGACGCGTACCGCGGAAGGGCTCGCCGGCGTGCTGACACATGCGATACCGGATGCCGCGATCGACGTGGAGGAGTTCTATCCGGTGTGGCGTACCGTCAACGATTTCGAGCCTGCAGCGCTCGGCGAACAATGTCTGCTCGGACGCGGATTCTACGATCGGGCGAACACGGTACGCATCGTGATCACGCCGCACACGCGCGAATCGGTCACCGCGCTGGTACCCGGGCAACCGGCATACCGACAGATCACCGCGTTGCTGCGCTTCTACCTCGGCTACGAAAGCGAAGCGCTGCTCGAGATGCAGGTGCATCCTGACCTGATGCCGGAACCGTTGTTGGCCGCCGGTCAGGCGAACCTCGGCCTGACCACGCAGCTCGGGTCGCCGCCTGCGGTAGGGCACGGACCCACTCGCGTGACACGGGTGCAGCTGGGGCGCTGGAGCGGGGCGACGGAAACCGTATAAGCCCGCAGTACGAATCGCTGGCACAACGCGACGCAGAACTCGAAACATGGACAACAATCAGATGAACATTTTAAGGATACCGATTGGACGAAGCCTGGCCGGTGCAGTGGCCACCGTGGTGGTCGTTGCGACCGCCGGTTGCGGCGTCGGCCAGGCCGTGAAGGACAGCACGGTGGACGCTGCGAAATGGGCCTTCACGACGCAGGTGAAGACGATGAACCTGGACCTCGTCGCCCGCTCGTCGCTCAATGCCAACGCAGCGGGGCAGCCGTTGTCGACGGTGGTGAGGCTCTATCAGTTGAAGGACGCGAAGACCTTCGAGCAGCTCGACTATACCCAGTTGCAGACCAACGATCTCGATGTGCTGAAGGCGGATCTGCTTGCGACCAAGGATGTCGTGTTGCGCCCGGGCGCGAGCGCCAGCGTGGTCGAGCCGATGAACCCGGACGCGCAGGTGGTCGGCGTCGTGGCGTTCTTCCGTGAGCCGTGGGACGGCGCGGTGTGGAAACTGGCGGTGCCGAAGAAGCAGTGGAAAAAGACCGATCCGGTGAAGATCGAGGTGCGCGACAACACGCTTGTGCTGGTCGACGCGAAGGACCGGCCGATCGTGCGATCGGCGCCGCAGCAGAGCGCGCCGGCGCCGAAGCCGAAAGCGTCGGTGCAGCCCGGTACGCAGGATGAGGGTTGAGCAATTACGCTATTCGATCTTGAGCGGCGCAACGAGATGCGGTGTATCGGGCTACCGAATGATCCTGGATCGGCCGGATAGCAGATGACTGGGCTTGGAAAAATCGGAGGTAGCGGGAAATGCACAAAATGATGGCGCTGAAAGGCAATGCAACGACAACGGGCGGTCACGTGCTCGATGGTGACGAGTCCGATCTGGACCACGGACAACCCTATGCTTATCACATGGGCCGAGCGTCCTGCGGCCGTTGCGGCCAGACCGGGTCGATTTTCGGTACGGCGAAAACGTGGGGTGTAGGCAATACACACGGTGTACTCGACGGCGACATCGTCATGTGCGCATGTCCGCCCGGCGAAAATCGCGTCATTGCCCGGTCGACGTCGTACTACGGCGAATAGCCTGGCGGCCGGGAGTCTCACTTAGTCATATGCGGCCCCGGTAGGCATGGGTGCACCAAACGCCATCGAAACCGATCTGCATCAGCCCCCCGAAGTTCAACGCTTACCCGCCCACCCCGCACAGATCGCCCGCTTCACGCACTTGAACGATTTTCGATCCGCGTGAAAAAAATACAACCGGCGCCGGCCCCAACGCGCAACCCTCGCCCACGCACCAACTAACTCCGCCGCTTGATCTGCGCCCGCACCTTTTTTAGTATGAAGTAATCGAGGCATGCGCGTACGCACCCGTTCCGTCGCAAAGGAGACACATGCAGTCGAGGCCGGCGGCTCCCATAACCATCGTCGTGATCGGCATCGCGGTTGCCTGCGCGCTCATGGGCCTGTGCGTGCTGCAACTGTTCCAGAGCCGCACCGACGCGCTCGAGCGGGCAAGCGAAACGTCGCGCAACCTCGGCCTGATCGTCGAGCGCGACATCCAACGCAACTTCGAGCTCTACGACCTGTCGCTGCAGGCCGTCATCGACGGCCTGAAGCGTCCCGACGTGATGAATGCGCCGCCGAGCGTGCGCCGCGCAGTGCTGTTCGACAACGCGATGACCGCGCGCTTTCTCGGCTCGATGCTGGTGCTCGATGCCGACGGTAACATCGTCCTCGATTCGGCTACCGACGTGCCGCGCCGCGGCAATTTTGCCGATCGCAAGTACTTCACCGTCCACCGCGACCATCCGGATGTCGGGCTCTATGTCAGCGATCCGTTCGCGTCGCGGCTGCGCGGCGGCGCGCTGAGCATCGGCCTCACGCGGCGGATCTCGAATCCGGACGGCTCGTTTGCCGGCGTCGTCCTCATCGCACTGAACCTCGAATACTTCCACCAGCTGTTTGCCGGCCTGTCGCTCGGACAGCACGGCTCGATGTCGCTGATCCGCGACGACGGCGTCGTGGTGATGCGTCAGCCATACGATGCGCAAACCATCGGCCGCGACGTCAGCCGCGGGGCAACCTTCGGGCGCTTCCAGGCCGCGCGCGACGGCGTGTTCTCGGAAAAATCGTCGCTCGACGGCGTGCGCCGTCTGTACTACTTCAGGCATCTGCCGAAGCTGCCGCTGATCGTGATGGTCGCCGAAGCGGAGCAGGACATCTACGCGGCGTGGCGGCACCGCGCCGCGACGATCGGCGCGCTGGTCGCAACGTTCGGTGCGGCGTTCATCGCGGTGTCGGTGATGCTCGGCGCGCAGCTGCGGCATCGGATGCGCGCGGAATCGGAACTCGTGCTGCTCGCGCGCACCGACGGTCTCACCGGCCTCGGCAATCGCCGCAGCTTCGCGGAAGTCCTGGAGCGCGAATGGCGTCGCGCACGGCGCGCGCGCTCGGTGTTCTCGCTGTTGTTCGTCGACGTCGACCGTTTCAAGGCCTATAACGACACCTATGGTCATCAGGCCGGCGACGACGCGCTCGCGGCGGTGGCGCGCTGCATCGGCGACAACATTCGCCGGCCGGTCGACAGCGCAGCCCGCTACGGCGGCGAGGAGTTCGTCGTGCTGTTGCCCGACACGCCCGAGCCGGGCGCCGCGCGGATCGCCGAGCGCATTCGCGCGGCAATCGACGAGCTGGCGCTCGAACACGTCGGCAGCGAGCATGGGCACGTGACCGCAAGCATCGGCCTGGCCAGCTGGACGCCCGAGCGCGATGAGGAAGCCGACAACATGATCAAGGCCGCGGATCGGGCGCTATACCGCGCGAATGCGACCGGGCGAAACAAGGTTGCGGCGTTCCGGCCGTCGACATGACGCTGCGCGACAGTGGGCTACAGTGAGCGTCAACCGCCTTGACCCAAGGGCGAACACTAGGATCAGACGATGCAACTTCACACCGGCAACCTGTTCAGTCCCGAAGCAAGCCGCGGCAGCGACGAGCAGGTCGACGTGCTCGTCCACGGCGCGCGCGTCGATATCGAGCGAATCGTGTCGATGGGCCACGCGAGTCCCGCTGGGTTCTGGTACGACGATACGCGCGCCGAATGGGTGGCGTTGCTGTCCGGCGCGGCGGTGCTCGAGTTCGAAGCCGATGGGTCGCGGCTCGAGATGCGCGCCGGCGACTATCTGCTGATCGAACCGCACTGTCGTCATCGGGTCGCATGGACGCATCCGGATGAGCCGTCCGTATGGCTCGCCGTCTATCACGAACGCTGACGCGCAGGTCTGCCGCAAGCGATCGGCCCGTGACTGCGCCCACCGGTGCCAGCGCCGATGCCGGGCGGCCCGCGCAAGATCCCGCGTCCTTACCTCACGCATTCGAGCACGTATCTCAGCCCCTGGCCGAGCAGCCCGCGCCACACGTCCCACGTATGCCCGCCGTCGACGACGCGCAGTTCGGCCGGATTCTGCGCGCGGCGCAGCTGCGTGTACAACAGGCTCGATTCGGCCTGGATCGTGAGGTCGTCGTCGCCGGCCGCGATGAACATCGGCACGCGCCACGTGCGCGTGAAATAAGCGCGCATCAGCGCCGGATAGTTGAGCTCGTGCCATACGCGCGGATCGAATTGCCGGTCGCCGAACACGCCCACATAACGCGCGGCGGAATTCAGCGGCGGCTCGTTCGCGTAGATCGCGGGGCTCAGCAGCATCGCGCCGCAGAACAGGCCCGGTTCGAGCAGCGCGAAGCGCAGCGCGCCGAAGCCGCCCATCGACACGCCGCCGATCGCGCGGCCCGCGCGCTGGTTCGACACCGCGAAATGCGCCTCGACCTCCGGCAGCAGATCGTTGAGGAACGCGCTCTGCATCTTCTCCTTGCGGTCGACGTACCAGTCGGTGCCGCCCTGCGGCATCACGATCACGACGGGCGGGATCTCGTGGCGCTCGATCAGCATGTCGGCCGTGACCTGCAGCCGGCCCTGCGTGATCCAGTCGTTCGCGTTGCCGGCGTTGCCGTGCAGCAGGTACAGCACCGGATAGCGTGCGCCTTCCGCGTTGTAGCCGGGCGGCAGGTACACGGTGTACGACCAGTCGCGCTTCAGCGCCGCCGACCGGAACGAACGCAGCGCGATGCTGCTGCCCGGATTGAGCGCCGGCTCCTGAGCGGCCGGCGCAGCCGCGGCGAACGACGCGCCCGGCGACACCGCGGGCCCACCGGGCGTGGCATGAGCGGTGGCGAGCGTGGCGGCGAGCAGCACGGCGGTGATTGGCAGGACGAAGCGGCGCATGGCGAAGCGTTTCAATGGAGGCGACCGCTATCGTAGCAGCCGCGCATGACGGCTCGGCCGGTCATCGTCGCGAACGGAACGGCGACGGCAGCCGCGACACGAGCGGCCCATAGAGTTTCGCGACCAGATACAGCAGCCCCATCGCGACGACATCGGCGGTCAGCCCGAGCGGCACGTCGAGATAGCCTTCGGTCGCCTGGTACAGCAGCGAGTCGACCGCGAGCGAGATGCCGGTGCCCGCGACGAAGCACAGCAGCCCCTGGCGGCCGATCGTGCCGATCCACGGCATCGCATGCGCGACCTTCTTCATCCAGCCGAGGTGGACGAGCTTGGCCGCGAGCCACGCGATCGCGATGAAGTTCGCGAGCCGCAGCGCACCGAGGTTCTGCTTGATCGACGGATCGGTCGGGAACGGCTCGATGCGCAGCCGGTAGTACGCGCCCGCGGCGACGATCGCGAGCGAGACGGCCGTGAGCAGCCAGCCCTGCGGTTTCGGCGCGAGCGTCTGGTAGACGGGCTGGCAGCGCGCGATCACGCCGAGCACGAACAGGAACTGCCACGCGAACGGGTTGAAGTCCCAGGGCACGCCTTCGACGGTCGGCAGGAAGCGCGCGGCATGCGGCGCCGCGTACCACAGCGAGCCGCTGAACGCGAGCAGCAGCCACGGCTGCGTGCGCGCGAGCGGCAGCGCGAGCGGAACCAGCAGCGCGAAGAACGCGTACATCGGCAGCACCGACGCGAGATACGGCTGGCGACGGAACAGCAGGATGTCGCGCAGCGCGACGAGCGGCTTCTCGAGCAGGCCGTCGAGATCGTTGGTCGGCATGTTCGGGCCGTCGATCGAGAACGCGTTCAGCATGGCCGTGATCAGCAGCATCAGGCCGGCCGTCACGAGGAACGCACGATAGATCTCGAACGCGCGCCGGATGAAGCGCTGGCGCGCGGCTGCCTCGTCGTGGCGCTCCGCAAGCGAGTTGTAAGCGATGGCGGTCGCGAAGCCGCCGAGGAACACGAATACCTCGGCCGCGTCGCACAGCGCATACGCGTGCAGCGTGACGCGCGACAGGATGCTGCCGCCGATGTGGTCGACGACGATCACGAGCAGCACCAGGCCGCGGAAGAAATCGAGCTCGGCGTAGCGGCCGGCCCGGGCCGGCGCGGTCATCGGAGCGCCTCCCGGCGCCCGCAGCATGCGCGGCTGGCACGTGCCGCGCAGGAATCGGGGTGAAGCATGACTTCGTGAAGAAATGGCGAACGGATGCGCATTGTGCCACCGATGCCGCTGCCACCGGGTTTACGCGGATGGCGGCCCGTCCGGCCAACGCCGGCAAGCCGCGGCGGGCCGCCGGCGCAGTACGCCGCAGTACGCAGTTGGACGAGCGCAACGGTTTGCGCCGCGCACCCGCAGCCCGATGGACGGACGATTTCCGACGTGACACCATTTTGTCCTCACGCGGCCGCACACCGCGTCGTCCGCACGGCGGGCCACGTAAACAACAGACCAAACATGCGCCGGTTGCTCGACCAACCCGGCCCAGGCTCCGGAGATTCGTCATGAAGAAGCACGTCATTCTCACCGCCGCGCTGGCCGCTTGTGCCGCGCCGGTCTTTGCGCAGAACAGTGTGACGCTGTATGGCCTGATCGACGAAGGCTTCAACTACACCAACAACGTGAACGTCAACGGGCTCGGCAAGACCAATTACCAGCTCGCGAGCGGCTACGCGCAGGGCAGCCGCTGGGGCCTGAAGGGCAGCGAGGATCTCGGCGGCGGGCTGAAGGCGATCTTCACGCTGGAAAACGGCTTCGACGTGAACAACGGGCGGCTCGGCCAGGGCGGCCGCATGTTCGGCCGCCAGGCGTTCGTCGGGCTCAGCGAATCGCGCTTCGGTACGCTCAGCTTCGGCCGCCAGTACGACTCGGTCGTCGACTACCTCGCGCCGCTCACGGCCAACGGCAACTGGGGCGGCACGCTGTTCTCGCATCCGTTCGACAACGACAACACCGACAACTCGTTCCGCGTCAACAACACGGTCAAGTACGCGAGCGCCGACTGGAACGGCCTGACGTTCGGCGGCACCTACAGCTTCAGCAACAGCACCGGCTTCTCGAACAACCGCCAGTACAGCCTCGGCGCGCAGTATTCGCTGGCCGGGCTGCAGGTCGCGGCCGCGTATCTGCAGGCGAACAACCCGGGCGCCGGTAACGCCGGCGCGATCGCCGCCGACGACGCGAACTTCGTCGCCGACCGCCTGCGCATCTTCGGCGGCGGCATCAACTACACGTTCGGCCCGGCGACGGTCGGCTTCGTCTATACGAAGACGGACGTGAAGAACCCGGTGTCGACGGTCTACCTGCCGGCATCGACGTTCTCGGGGCTCGGGCTGAGCGCGACCAAGTTCCAGAACTTCGAGGTCAACGGCAAGTACCAGCTCACGCCAGATTTCTATCTGGGCGCGCAGTACGTGTACACCGACGGCAAGTTCGACGCTGCGGCCGGTTCGTTCAAGCCGAAGTACCACACCGTCGGGCTGATGGCCGACTACAGCCTGTCGAAGCGCACCGACGTCTATCTGCAGGGCGCCTGGCAGAAAGTGGCCGGCGACAAGACCGGCACCGCGGCGGACGGCGGCTATGTCGTCGGGACCGACGGGCCGTCGTCGTCGTCGAACCAGTTCGCGGTGCGCGCCGCGATTCGCCACAAGTTCTGAGCGGGCAGCGTAGTGCAGCGCCGGCCGCCGCCGCGCCCGCGGCCGCGCGCGACCATCACAGCTGCGCTTCGATCGCGGCCTTGTCGATGACCGACCAGACCTGCCGGATCCTGCCGTCGTCGAACTCGTAGAAGACGTTTTCGGCGAAGGTCACGCGCCTGCCGTCGACGGCAAGCCCCATGAACGTGCCTCGCGGTGAACACGCGAAGCGCAGCCGCGCCGCGATGCGCGGCGGCTCGCACACGAGCAGCCGGATCTCGAAACGCAGGTCCGGGATGTCGCGGAAATCCTGCTCCAGCATCGCGCGGTAGCCGGCCAGGCCCAGCGGCCGATCGTTGTGGATCACGTTGTCGGCGACGTAGTCGCCCAGCGCCGCCCAATCCTGACGGTTCAGGCAGTCGATGTATGCGCGATAGCGGATCGCGAGGTCGGATTCGGTCATGATGGCAATGCCTCCTCGTATGTCCTCCGGTTGCTTCGACGGCCGCGCGTCGCTCAGCGCGGCGGCGTGTCGTTCGACAGAAACGATACGAACGCCTGCGTGTATTTCGGCAACTGGTCGAACGAGCGCGCGCACAGCGTCAGCTTGCGATGGCTCCATGCGTCGGACAGCTCGACGAGCCGCACGTCCAGCGTCTGCGCCGCGCGCTCGGCCGCATGGCGCGACACGATGCCGATCCCGACGCCGCTTTCGATCACGCGGCAGATCGCGTCGAAGCTCTTCAACTGGACACGGTAGCGGATTCGCTTGCCGAGCGCACGCGCCTGCTCGGCGAGATGGACCTGCAGCGCGCTGCCGTCGGTGAGCCCGATGAAGTCCGCATCGACGATTTCGTCGAACGCGACGTGCTCGCGTGCGGCGAGCGGATGCGCGGCCGGCACGACCGCGATCAGCCAGTCCTCGCGGAAGCGCCGCTGCTCGAGCCCGTCGAGGCCGACCGAATCGGCGACGATGCCGACCTCCGCGGTCTTGTTGCGAATCGCATGCACGATCTCCTGGCTCGAACGCTCCTCGACGCTGATCGACAGTTTCGGATGATGCGGCAGGTATGCGGCGAGCGCGTCGGGCAGGTATTCGCTCAGCGACGCCGTATTGCACAGCAGCCGGATGTGCCCGCGCAGCCCCTGGCCGTATTGCTGCAGCTCGCCGCGCATCTGATCGATCTGTTGCAGCACCGTGCGTGCGTGATGCTCGAGCGCATGGCCGGCATCGGTCGCCTGCACGCCCGACTTCGCCCGGTGCAGCAGCGGTACGCCCAGTTCGTCCTCCATGCCGCGGATGCGCTCGCTCGCGGCCTGCAACGTGATGTGGGTCCGCTCGGCGCCGCCCGTGATCGTGCCGGCCTCGCAGATGTTCAGAAAGAGCCGCAGGTCGGTCAGATCGAAGCGCATGGTCGGAGCGGGGCGTCAGGACGGGAATGGCCGATAAGTTAGCAGGAACGGCCGCGCCGGTCTCGGGCCGGCCTCGGACCTCGGACCTCGTGCCTCAGGCTGAGCCTGAGACACGGTTCGCCGCTTCCGCATTTTCGGGGCGCGATCGGTCACCGATCATCGCCGCATATCGATCCAGGAGGAGACCGGGATGCGCGACGAGCCGTCGTGGGGTGTGTCGTTCAAGATCGCGTTGCACCTGTTGTTCTTGTGCATCGGCGTCGCATGGGCCTGCGCCGAGCTGGTCGACTGGCTGCGATGAAGGCCGCGCCGGCCGTCCGAATGCCGTTCCGGCGGTCCTCGGGCGAGAAAATTGCCGCCTGGCGTGCAGGAAACCGTCAAGTTTTTCCGATTCCGACCGTATTACCGAGAACGAAGGTCCCGCCGACGCGCGCCTCGTGATCGTTTGTCATCATTGTTTGCATCCGGTTACACGTCGGCCGTTCCGTTTTTGAGATGCTTGAAAGATTGTCAAACGGGAGTCGATCGTCCATGAAACTGTGCGAGATGTACCGCAACGCGGCCTGGCTGCCCGGCCTGGCCGCCGTGCTCGTCATGGCCGGTTGTGCAAGTACGGAACCCGTTCCGCCGAGCGATACGCTCGCGGGACCGTCGTCGGAGCAGCCCGCCGCTGCACTGCCGGCTACACCGGTGCCGCCGGCTGCCCCGATCCTCGTCGTACGGAAGTACGTGGTGAAGCGCGGCGACACGCTGAGCGCCATCGCGGCCGCGCACGCTTGCAGCGTGGCCGAGCTGCGTACCTGGAACAAGCTCGATGCGCACGCCAGGTTGCGGCGCGGACAGGTGCTGCGCATCGTCCGGCAGCAGCAGCCGGCACCGGCGCAGCGCGCGAGCGACGCGACGGCTGGTGCCGTTCCGGCCGCTCCCGCCGCGCAGACCAATCCCGCGGCTGCCGCGCAGCCGAACGTGTCGCCGGCGAACGAGCGCCGGGTCGTCAACGAAACCAGGCGGCACGCGAGCGCGGTGTCGCTGACGTGGCCGGCCCGCGGCAAGATCGTCGATGCGTTCCGTCCCGGCCAGAACCGCGGCATTCAGATCGCCGGCCGGCCGGGCGACCCGGTGCGCGCGGCCGCCGACGGCCGCGTGATGTATGCGGGCACGGGCCTGAACGATTACGGCAGCCTGATCATCGTCCAGCACAATGCGGATTTTCTGACCGCGTACGCGCATAGCCGCCGGGTGCTCGTGAAGACGGGCGACATCGTGCGCCAGGGCGATGCGATCGCCGAAATGGGCGACGTCGACAACGCGCATGTCGCGCTGCTGTTCGAGGTGAGGCGCGACGGCAAGCCGGTCAATCCGATGCCTTATCTGCCTTCTTCGCAAGGCTGAAGCGGCGCGCCGCTGGAACGCGGCGGCGCTCGCTGCTACGCTAGGGCCTGTTCACGCGAGGGCCGCCGTTCGCGGCGGCGACGAACGTGTCGCGCGAGGTGCGGCCACATCGTCGCGAGCCGGCCGCCGCCATGAACGCGCGCGTGCCTCGCCAATGCCCGCGCGTATTGCGCCATGCACCGCTTCGCCACCGTTTCCGACTGAACGCCTTCATTCATGGACCATTCTCCGACTCGTCGTTCGCTGTTGCTCGCCGCCGTGTCCGCGCCGTTCGTCGCCGCGTGCACGTCGGCTCCCATTGCCGATCAGGGGCGCGCGCATGTTGCCCGCAGCGAGCTCGCCGCACTCGATAAGGCGTCGAACGGCCGGCTCGGCGTCGCCGCGCTCGACACGTCGAACGGCACGCGCATCGCGCATCATGCGCGCGAGCGCTTCCCACTGTGCGGCACCTATGCGGTCGTCGCGGCCGCCGCGATCCTCGCGCGTGCGTCGCTCGATGCATCGCTGCTGCCGCGTCGCATCCTGTATCGCCGTTACGAAGTCGTGGCCGGCTCGCCGGTGACGGAGAGCCACGTCGACACGGGCATGACGATCGCGCAACTCTGCGCCGCAATGCTGCAGTCGGGTGACAAGGGCGCGGGGAACCTGCTGATGAACGTGCTCGGCGGCCCGCAGGCCGTCACGGCGTTCGCGCACGAAAGCGGCGACACCGTGTTCCGGCTCGATCGCTGGGAGCCCGAGCTGAACCGTGCCGCGCCCGGCGACGAGCGTGACACGTCGACGCCGGTTGCGATGGTCGATACGCTGCAGCGGCTGCTGCTCGGCGACACGCTGCAGCAAGCGCAGCGCGCGCAGCTCACCGACTGGATGACGGCCGGCGCGCCCGACGCGACCGGCATCGCGGCCGGCGTGCCGCCGGGCTCGCGCGTGGCGGCCAAGCGCGGCACCGGCGGTTACGGCACGACGACCGAGGTCGCGGTGGTGTGGCCGCCGTCGCGCGCGCCGATCGTGCTCGCGGTGTCGTTCACGCAAGCGCAGGCCGACGCCGCTGCGCGCGCGGACGTCGTCGCGTCGGCGGCGCGCATCGCGACCGGAGCGCTCACCGCCACGGCCTGAGCGCGCTGCGCGAGCGACGCGGCTCGCGCAACGCCGCCATTTCGCTTATCGTGTCGGTCAGCCCGCGCCCGTCCCGGCGCGCGGTGTGCCTGCGCGATGCGCGCTTCATGCGCGCCGTTGGTTCGCGCAGTTCGTCTGCTTACCTGCCTCGCCATGCGCCGACTTCCGCCTCTGCACGCGCTGCAGATCTTCTCCACGGTGGCCCGCCACCGCAGCTTCACGCGTGCGGCCGAGCAGCTGTGCGTCACGCAGGGGGCGGTGAGCCGCCAGATCCAGGCGCTCGAGGCGCACTACGGTTTTCCGCTGTTCAAGCGGCACGCGAAGGGCCTTCTGCTGACGCCGGAGGGCGAGCAGTTGCTGCCGGTCGTCAACGAGAGCTTCGCGCGCATCGAGGACATCTCGATGAAGCTCACGCGGCAGCGCACCGATCTCGCGCTGAAGGTGCCGACCTGCGTGATCCGCTGGATGCTGCCGCGCATCATGCGGTTCCAGGGCGAGCATCCGGATCTGCACGTGCAGATCACGACCGCGTGGCAGCACGTCGTCGATTTCTCGACCGAGCCGTTCGATGCGGCGATCGTCTACGGCACGTCGCCGGGCGCGGGCGTCGTCGCGCTGCCGTTGTTCGACGAGCGGCTGACGCCGGTGTGCGCACCGGAGCTGCGGCACGCCGCGCCGCTCGACGCGGCCGGCGATCTCGTGCGCCATACGCTGCTGCATCCGACGCGCGATCATCGCGACTGGCGCGCGTGGCTCGAGCATGCGGGCGAGCGCGGCGTCGACGCGCAGCGCGGCCCGACCTTCGACACGCTCGACCTCGCGACGAATGCGGCGATGCAGGGCTTCGGCGTCGCGATCGGCGACGTGACGCTCGTCGACGACGACGTCAGCGCACACCGGCTCGAGCGGCCGTTCGACATCGTGCTCGAGACCGGCGCGCGCTACTACTTCGTCTATCCGGAGAGCATCGGCAGTCAGCAGAAGATCCGCGCGTTCAGCGACTGGATCGCCTGCCATCGCGACTGACGCGCGCAGTATCGGGCGACGCTTCCTACTGGTAGGTGACGACGGCGATCAGCGGCGCATGGGCGGTGCCGGCGCGCTCGGGGACGACGATCGTGCGCGAACCCTGGGAGAACGACGTGGTGGCGACCGTGCGCAGCGTGGCCGCGTCGACGAACGCGACTTGGCCGGTGGCCGGGCGCGGGCAATCGGGACGCATGCGCGCATGCTGCGCATCGGCGCTGTCGACCGTGAACGAGCAGGGCGG contains:
- a CDS encoding peptidoglycan DD-metalloendopeptidase family protein, whose amino-acid sequence is MKLCEMYRNAAWLPGLAAVLVMAGCASTEPVPPSDTLAGPSSEQPAAALPATPVPPAAPILVVRKYVVKRGDTLSAIAAAHACSVAELRTWNKLDAHARLRRGQVLRIVRQQQPAPAQRASDATAGAVPAAPAAQTNPAAAAQPNVSPANERRVVNETRRHASAVSLTWPARGKIVDAFRPGQNRGIQIAGRPGDPVRAAADGRVMYAGTGLNDYGSLIIVQHNADFLTAYAHSRRVLVKTGDIVRQGDAIAEMGDVDNAHVALLFEVRRDGKPVNPMPYLPSSQG
- the bla gene encoding class A beta-lactamase, whose product is MDHSPTRRSLLLAAVSAPFVAACTSAPIADQGRAHVARSELAALDKASNGRLGVAALDTSNGTRIAHHARERFPLCGTYAVVAAAAILARASLDASLLPRRILYRRYEVVAGSPVTESHVDTGMTIAQLCAAMLQSGDKGAGNLLMNVLGGPQAVTAFAHESGDTVFRLDRWEPELNRAAPGDERDTSTPVAMVDTLQRLLLGDTLQQAQRAQLTDWMTAGAPDATGIAAGVPPGSRVAAKRGTGGYGTTTEVAVVWPPSRAPIVLAVSFTQAQADAAARADVVASAARIATGALTATA
- a CDS encoding ester cyclase; protein product: MTESDLAIRYRAYIDCLNRQDWAALGDYVADNVIHNDRPLGLAGYRAMLEQDFRDIPDLRFEIRLLVCEPPRIAARLRFACSPRGTFMGLAVDGRRVTFAENVFYEFDDGRIRQVWSVIDKAAIEAQL
- a CDS encoding LysR substrate-binding domain-containing protein; the encoded protein is MRFDLTDLRLFLNICEAGTITGGAERTHITLQAASERIRGMEDELGVPLLHRAKSGVQATDAGHALEHHARTVLQQIDQMRGELQQYGQGLRGHIRLLCNTASLSEYLPDALAAYLPHHPKLSISVEERSSQEIVHAIRNKTAEVGIVADSVGLDGLEQRRFREDWLIAVVPAAHPLAAREHVAFDEIVDADFIGLTDGSALQVHLAEQARALGKRIRYRVQLKSFDAICRVIESGVGIGIVSRHAAERAAQTLDVRLVELSDAWSHRKLTLCARSFDQLPKYTQAFVSFLSNDTPPR
- a CDS encoding LysR substrate-binding domain-containing protein; translated protein: MRRLPPLHALQIFSTVARHRSFTRAAEQLCVTQGAVSRQIQALEAHYGFPLFKRHAKGLLLTPEGEQLLPVVNESFARIEDISMKLTRQRTDLALKVPTCVIRWMLPRIMRFQGEHPDLHVQITTAWQHVVDFSTEPFDAAIVYGTSPGAGVVALPLFDERLTPVCAPELRHAAPLDAAGDLVRHTLLHPTRDHRDWRAWLEHAGERGVDAQRGPTFDTLDLATNAAMQGFGVAIGDVTLVDDDVSAHRLERPFDIVLETGARYYFVYPESIGSQQKIRAFSDWIACHRD